One genomic segment of Clostridium estertheticum subsp. estertheticum includes these proteins:
- a CDS encoding aromatic acid exporter family protein, with translation MMKNFQIKTVQSKTFKIALSATIAITLSNYIGLEFGVTSGIIAILSIQDTKKEALLVAGKRIISSTVAILLSFTLYALLGNNPMIFGLFLLIFIPLTNISKTTEGMVIGAVLSTHLLISTNINILWIINEAKLTIIGIGVAMIFNLYTASLEEDFEKNKAKIEEQYRLILSDMSASLVTQAVPIYEQNVLLTVEKLIVNTKLMAQRINNNNLFKSKDYYGSYIDMRMLQLDAIKRMKRHFSRVYMTYEQTTILAEFTNDVAVNIHEDNDCIGLINKLELLRKNYGAMELPKDRNEFEARALLFQFLNDLGDFLIIKKEFKELFRNIY, from the coding sequence ATGATGAAAAACTTTCAAATAAAAACTGTACAATCAAAAACATTTAAGATAGCATTATCTGCCACTATAGCAATTACTCTATCAAATTATATAGGATTAGAATTTGGAGTAACTTCAGGTATAATTGCGATATTAAGCATTCAAGATACTAAGAAAGAGGCACTATTAGTTGCAGGTAAAAGAATAATATCATCCACTGTGGCTATACTCTTATCTTTTACGTTATATGCACTACTTGGAAATAATCCTATGATATTTGGACTGTTTTTACTTATATTTATACCGTTAACCAATATTTCAAAAACCACCGAGGGGATGGTTATTGGTGCAGTATTATCAACACATCTTTTAATAAGTACAAATATTAATATTTTGTGGATTATAAATGAAGCAAAGTTAACTATAATAGGCATTGGTGTTGCAATGATATTTAATTTATATACTGCTTCTTTAGAGGAAGATTTTGAAAAAAATAAGGCGAAGATAGAAGAACAATATAGATTGATTTTATCAGATATGTCTGCTAGCTTAGTCACCCAAGCGGTGCCGATTTATGAACAAAATGTACTTTTAACAGTTGAAAAACTAATTGTAAACACTAAATTAATGGCACAAAGAATAAATAATAATAATTTGTTTAAAAGCAAGGATTATTATGGAAGTTATATCGATATGAGAATGCTACAATTAGATGCTATAAAAAGAATGAAAAGGCATTTTTCCAGAGTTTATATGACCTATGAACAAACTACAATATTGGCAGAGTTCACAAATGATGTTGCAGTAAATATTCATGAAGACAATGATTGTATTGGACTTATTAATAAGCTAGAACTACTTAGAAAAAATTATGGGGCCATGGAACTACCAAAGGACAGAAATGAATTCGAAGCTAGAGCATTATTATTTCAATTTTTAAATGATTTAGGAGATTTTTTAATTATTAAAAAGGAATTTAAAGAGCTTTTTAGAAATATATATTGA